A portion of the Paucilactobacillus hokkaidonensis JCM 18461 genome contains these proteins:
- the hprK gene encoding HPr(Ser) kinase/phosphatase, with product MPDSVKVSDLVKNTRLKVLQGDKFLDRPVTTSDISRPGLELTGYFKYYPAPRVQLLGITETSFAKNMTHDELLMVMRKMCAPETPTFVVSTDLPVPVELQQAAKETDIPILGTNLTSSRVLSNMTFYLSGQLAQRQSVHGVLVDINGVGVLITGDSGVGKSETALELVRRGHRLVADDRVEVYAQDEQTLVGSAPVILEHLMEIRGIGIIDVMNLYGAGAVMQEDDVELIVHLETWNPDTQFDRLGDRGDTQNILDVVVPKVSIPVKTGRNLAIIIESAAMNFRAQTMGYDATEVFDSNLNRLIKQNSKKD from the coding sequence ATGCCAGATTCAGTTAAAGTCAGTGATTTAGTTAAGAACACACGATTGAAAGTGTTACAGGGAGATAAATTTTTAGATCGCCCAGTGACAACCAGTGATATTTCACGTCCAGGATTGGAATTAACCGGATACTTTAAGTATTATCCGGCTCCACGGGTTCAATTGCTTGGAATCACTGAAACATCATTTGCTAAAAATATGACACATGATGAGTTGTTAATGGTTATGCGTAAAATGTGTGCACCAGAAACACCGACATTTGTTGTCTCAACAGATTTGCCGGTACCGGTTGAATTACAACAGGCTGCAAAAGAAACTGATATCCCGATTTTGGGGACTAACTTAACTTCATCTCGAGTTTTAAGTAACATGACCTTTTATTTGAGTGGCCAGTTAGCACAGCGACAATCAGTTCACGGTGTATTAGTTGATATTAACGGTGTTGGTGTTTTAATCACTGGTGATTCTGGGGTTGGTAAAAGTGAAACTGCACTTGAATTGGTTCGTCGTGGGCATCGGTTGGTAGCTGATGATCGTGTTGAAGTTTATGCCCAAGATGAACAGACCTTGGTTGGTTCTGCGCCGGTCATCTTAGAACACCTAATGGAAATTAGGGGAATCGGAATCATTGATGTCATGAATTTGTATGGTGCTGGTGCAGTCATGCAAGAAGATGATGTGGAATTAATTGTCCATCTTGAAACTTGGAACCCGGATACACAATTTGATCGCTTAGGAGATCGCGGTGATACACAAAATATTCTGGATGTTGTGGTTCCTAAAGTATCAATTCCAGTTAAAACTGGTCGTAACCTGGCCATTATTATTGAATCGGCCGCAATGAATTTCCGGGCACAAACAATGGGATACGATGCAACTGAAGTTTTTGATTCAAATCTGAATCGCTTAATCAAACAAAACTCAAAAAAGGATTAA
- a CDS encoding phage holin family protein, whose amino-acid sequence MGFWTRILVNTIIFIAVAGFFSQSGAFYVASIWMAFAASFVLAILNALVKPILFLFSLPITILTLGLFSVVLNAVMLQLTSYFVGSNNFHFSSFGMSILVAVIVSVCNAIISSHFVSRRR is encoded by the coding sequence ATGGGATTTTGGACAAGAATTCTTGTTAATACAATAATTTTTATTGCAGTTGCCGGTTTCTTCTCACAAAGTGGTGCCTTCTATGTAGCTAGTATTTGGATGGCGTTTGCAGCAAGCTTTGTGTTGGCAATTTTAAATGCGCTGGTGAAACCAATCTTGTTTTTATTTTCATTACCAATTACAATTTTAACGCTGGGACTATTTAGTGTGGTATTAAATGCGGTTATGTTGCAATTGACCTCATATTTTGTGGGATCAAATAATTTTCATTTTTCATCGTTTGGTATGTCGATCTTAGTAGCTGTTATTGTATCAGTATGTAATGCGATTATTTCTAGCCATTTTGTAAGTCGGCGTAGGTAG
- a CDS encoding PspC domain-containing protein codes for MRSKQKKRLTRSASNKILAGVMGGFGAYFGINPNYIRIGFVIAAVISRAFPGILIYILLAVIMPADPNKPTWTNMFGNHGQTPPEKSKQDRKVIHDVDEHDN; via the coding sequence ATGAGATCTAAACAAAAGAAACGTTTAACTCGGTCGGCATCAAACAAAATTTTAGCCGGCGTAATGGGTGGATTTGGTGCTTATTTCGGAATCAACCCAAATTACATTCGAATTGGGTTTGTGATTGCTGCGGTTATAAGCCGTGCATTCCCAGGAATATTAATCTATATTTTGTTAGCTGTGATTATGCCAGCTGATCCCAATAAGCCTACTTGGACGAACATGTTTGGTAACCATGGGCAAACACCGCCAGAAAAATCAAAACAGGATCGTAAAGTAATTCATGACGTTGATGAACATGACAATTAA